From the genome of Actinomycetota bacterium, one region includes:
- a CDS encoding helix-turn-helix transcriptional regulator produces MLSLRELEILNLLPAGLTNKEIATRLFISPETVKTHIAHILKKTGARNRTEAACLVAALGRQNAGHFPGQGSRASLPVAAENGVSYEAISSQANEKKISSEVYK; encoded by the coding sequence TTGCTGAGCCTTCGAGAGCTCGAGATCCTGAATTTGCTTCCCGCAGGTCTCACCAACAAGGAGATCGCAACCCGGCTATTTATAAGTCCTGAGACGGTAAAGACCCATATAGCGCACATTCTTAAAAAGACCGGCGCCAGAAACAGAACAGAAGCTGCTTGCCTGGTTGCAGCCCTCGGCAGACAAAACGCCGGCCATTTTCCTGGCCAGGGTTCTCGTGCCTCCCTGCCAGTTGCTGCCGAGAACGGCGTCAGCTATGAAGCTATCTCTTCACAAGCCAATGAAAAAAAAATATCTAGTGAGGTCTACAAATGA